A window of the Vigna angularis cultivar LongXiaoDou No.4 chromosome 3, ASM1680809v1, whole genome shotgun sequence genome harbors these coding sequences:
- the LOC108326618 gene encoding RAN GTPase-activating protein 1, giving the protein MDSSAQTHQHRPLAIKLWPPSQSTRLMLVERMTKNLTTPSIFSRKYGLLSKEEAEEDAKQIEDDAFATATQHFEKEPDGDGSSAVQIYAKESSKLMLEVLKRGPRVKEDGELTSGKAGATAETVFDISGGRRAFIEGKEAAELLEPLRGPNSYTKLIFSNRSFGLDAARIAEPILISIKDQLKEVDLSDFIAGRSEAEALEVMSIFSSALEGCALRYLNLSNNAMGEKGVRAFRSLLKSQINLEELYLMNDGISEEAAKAVSEFLPSTEKLRVLHFHNNMTGDEGAIAIGEIVKHSPALEDFRCSSTRVGSDGGVALAEALGVCKHLRKLDLRDNIFGTEAGVALSKVIPAYTDLTEIYLSYLNLEDDGAESLANALKESAPSLEILDLAGNDITAKGAASVAACISSKQFLTKINLSENELKDEGVALISKALEVGRQLIEVDLSTNSITWSGAKLVAEAVVGKQGFKLLNINANFISDEGIVELKNIFKNSPDMLGPLDENDPEGEDSDEKAEEDGEHDELESKLKGLGI; this is encoded by the coding sequence ATGGATTCTTCTGCGCAGACACACCAACATCGTCCCCTCGCGATCAAATTATGGCCACCTAGCCAGAGTACTAGGCTTATGCTTGTAGAGCGGATGACCAAGAACCTGACAACTCCTTCAATTTTCTCTAGGAAGTACGGACTTCTTAGCAAAGAAGAGGCTGAGGAGGATGCCAAGCAGATTGAGGATGACGCTTTTGCCACTGCAACCCAACATTTTGAGAAGGAGCCTGATGGTGATGGGAGTTCTGCTGTTCAAATTTATGCAAAGGAGTCAAGTAAGCTTATGTTGGAAGTTTTGAAAAGAGGGCCAAGAGTGAAGGAGGACGGAGAATTAACATCTGGCAAGGCTGGTGCGACTGCTGAAACTGTTTTTGACATATCTGGCGGTCGTAGAGCCTTTATTGAGGGAAAGGAAGCAGCAGAACTTTTGGAACCGTTGAGGGGACCAAACTCTTATACCAAGTTAATTTTTAGCAATAGAAGTTTTGGCTTGGATGCTGCCCGTATCGCTGAACCCATCCTAATATCAATCAAGGATCAATTGAAAGAGGTAGACCTTTCAGATTTTATTGCTGGAAGAAGCGAAGCAGAAGCTCTTGAAGTGATGTCTATATTTTCTTCTGCACTGGAAGGCTGTGCTTTGAGGTATCTGAACCTGTCAAATAATGCCATGGGTGAGAAGGGGGTCAGAGCTTTTCGGTCTCTCCTCAAATCGCAAATTAATTTAGAGGAGCTTTATTTGATGAATGATGGTATATCAGAAGAAGCTGCAAAAGCAGTTTCTGAATTTCTTCCTTCAACTGAGAAGCTCAGGGTTCTTCATTTCCATAATAATATGACTGGGGATGAAGGTGCAATTGCTATTGGTGAAATAGTGAAACATTCCCCAGCTTTGGAAGATTTTCGGTGCTCATCTACCAGAGTAGGCTCTGATGGTGGAGTTGCCCTTGCTGAAGCACTTGGGGTTTGTAAGCATTTGAGGAAGCTTGACTTGCGAGACAATATATTTGGGACAGAGGCTGGGGTTGCTCTAAGTAAAGTTATACCTGCATATACTGATCTTACAGAGATATACCTGAGTTATTTGAACTTGGAGGATGATGGTGCAGAATCCCTCGCTAACGCCCTCAAGGAATCTGCACCATCACTGGAAATTTTGGATTTGGCTGGGAATGACATTACTGCAAAAGGTGCTGCCTCTGTGGCTGCCTGTATATCATCAAAACAATTCCTCACTAAGATTAATTTATCTGAGAATGAACTGAAGGATGAAGGTGTAGCTTTGATCAGCAAGGCACTGGAAGTAGGGCGCCAATTAATTGAAGTTGATTTGAGCACAAACTCGATCACATGGTCAGGTGCTAAGCTAGTGGCTGAAGCTGTTGTGGGGAAACAAGGTTTTAAGTTGTTAAACATTAATGCTAATTTCATTTCTGATGAAGGGATTGTTgagttgaaaaatatatttaaaaactcaCCTGATATGCTGGGTCCTTTGGATGAGAATGATCCTGAAGGAGAAGACAGTGATGAGAAGGCTGAAGAAGATGGCGAACATGATGAATTGGAATCAAAATTGAAGGGCCTTGGAATTTAG
- the LOC108325187 gene encoding chloroplast stem-loop binding protein of 41 kDa a, chloroplastic, with the protein MATTASSSSTVLFSASSSNLLPVSHPSTSRLSFSSSLSSSSSSLSISPTFLSHTSSTSRHFVNHSAFTISASSVEKKKVLIVNTNSGGHAIIGFYFAKELLGAGHSVTVLTVGEEGSDKMKKTPFNRFSEIVSAGGRTVWGNPSEVGSVVGGEVFDVVLDNNGKDLETVRPVIDWAKSSGVKQFLFISSAGIYKPADEPPHVEGDVVKADAGHVVVEKYLEETFGSWAAFRPQYIIGSGNNKDCEEWFFDRIVRDRPVPIPGSGLQLSNISHARDLSSMLTLAVEKPEAAKGSIFNCVSDRAVTLDGITKLCAQAAGRPANIVHYDPKAVGVDAKKAFPFRTYHFYAEPRAAKSKLGWESTTNLPEDLKERFQEYVKIGRDKKSIKFEVDDKILEALKVPVSV; encoded by the exons ATGGCCACCACTGCTTCTTCCTCATCCACTGTGCTCTTCTCTGCATCCTCTTCCAACCTCCTTCCAGTTTCACACCCTTCTACTTCGCGCCTTTCCTTCTCCTCTTCCctttcctcctcctcctcctctctatcaatttctCCTACCTTTTTATCAcacacttcttcaacttctagaCACTTTGTTAACCACTCTGCCTTCACCATCAGTGCCAGTTCTgttgagaagaagaaggtgctCATCGTGAATACCAACAGTGGCGGACATGCCATTATTGGCTTTTACTTTGCAAAGGAGCTTCTTGGTGCTGGCCACTCGGTCACCGTGCTCACTGTTGGTGAAGAAGGCTCAGACAAGATGAAAAAAACTCCTTTTAACAGATTCTCA GAAATTGTGAGTGCTGGAGGGCGCACGGTATGGGGAAATCCTTCTGAAGTCGGAAGTGTTGTAGGAGGGGAAGTGTTTGATGTGGTCTTGGACAACAATGGCAAGGATCTTGAGACCGTGAG GCCGGTGATTGATTGGGCTAAGAGTTCAGGTGTCAAGCAATTCTTGTTCATCAGTAGTGCTGGGATCTACAAACCGGCAGATGAACCTCCACATGTTGAAGGG GATGTTGTTAAAGCTGATGCTGGTCACGTTGTTGTGGAGAAATACCTTGAAGAAACTTTTGGAAGTTGGGCAGCGTTCCGGCCACAGTACATTATTGGGTCTGGCAACAACAAAGACTGTGAGGAGTGGTTTTTTGACA GGATTGTTCGGGACAGACCTGTGCCAATTCCTGGCTCGGGGTTGCAACTAAGTAACATATCTCATGCTAGGGACTTATCCTCGATGCTTACTCTAGCTGTTGAAAAGCCAGAGGCTGCAAAGGGTAGCATTTTCAACTGCGTCAGTGACCGTGCGGTGACTCTGGACGGAATCACCAAACTCTGTGCTCAAGCTGCAGGACGCCCTGCTAACATTGTTCATTATGATCCAAAAGCTGTTGGAGTTGACGCAAAGAAAGCCTTCCCTTTCCGCACCTAC CACTTCTATGCAGAACCCAGAGCAGCCAAAAGTAAATTGGGATGGGAATCAACTACGAACCTCCCAGAAGACCTAAAAGAACGGTTTCAGGAGTACGTAAAGATCGGGAGAGATAAGAAGTCAATCAAGTTCGAGGTAGATGATAAGATTTTAGAGGCATTGAAAGTTCCTGTGTCTGTGTGA
- the LOC108326160 gene encoding probable transmembrane GTPase FZO-like, chloroplastic isoform X1 yields the protein MVPCSVTAPSSSLVAAIIPRHTFFSRPYSLPLRFSRASPVNSLSNDSSSQSNNQLFSPSDPSQPRTLFPGGYKRPELKVPTLVLQLDSDEVLAADNHAFALIDKAVSKWVGIVLLSSSEPSGGKLYEAACSLKSLLLDRAYLLVAERVDIAAAAAASGVLLSDQGLPTVVARSTMLDSKSELVVLPLVARIVHTVDAAMNASKSEGADFLIYGGGDLQLVGREVGSVRESVKIPIFVSCGKDNLSYADISGLLALGASGFVTSLANFGQYGDEFLHKVFGTVYASTDGGNVSEIELNDNGFQSGTEIVAGFVKLEDREKQLIETERLVLNEAVEVIKKAAPLMEEVSLLNDAVSQIDEPFLLVIVGEFNSGKSTVINALLGERYLKEGVVPTTNEITFLRYNDLDIEQQRCERHPDGQYICYLPAPILKEMTIVDTPGTNVILQRQQRLTEEFVPRADLLLFVISADRPLTGSEIAFLRYSQQWKKKAVFVLNKADIYQNNQELEEAMSFIKDNIQRLLNTENVILYPVSARAALESKLIATSNVGKLNEELSTSDSHYGANSFFELENFLYSFLDGSTIPGMDRMRLKLETPVSIADRLISACETLVTQDYRYAKQDLAAVKDIVNSVNDFALNMETESLFWRRQAVSLIETTKSRIVELAETNLQLANFDIIASYAFKGEKNAMPSTSKIQNDIIGPAVSAVQKILQEYEDWLYSKYTLQGRLYKESFEKRWPSLRHESNQTNFETNQLQKKVDQAGSQVIANFSSSAVSKAFEQEVREMIIGTFGQLGVAGLSASLLTSVLQTTLEDLLALGICSAGGYLAISTFPGRRQRVIDKVKRKADNLAYELEEAMKKDLTEAIESLNTFVKVLSEPYHDEAQNRLNNLVQIQEELSNVEKKLRTLQIDIQNLRVS from the exons ATGGTACCCTGTTCGGTCACAGCCCCATCTTCTTCGCTTGTCGCCGCAATCATTCCACGCCACACCTTCTTCTCTCGTCCTTACTCTCTCCCTCTTCGCTTCTCACGTGCTTCTCCAGTCAATTCTCTCTCCAATGACTCCTCCTCCCAATCCAACAACCAACTCTTCAGCCCTAGCGACCCTTCGCAGCCCCGGACCCTGTTTCCCGGCGGCTACAAGCGCCCCGAGCTCAAGGTCCCCACTCTCGTCCTTCAATTGGACTCCGACGAAGTCCTTGCCGCCGACAACCACGCCTTCGCTTTAATCGACAAAGCTGTCTCCAAGTGGGTTGGAATTGTCCTTCTTTCAAGCAGTGAACCTAGCGGTGGCAAGCTCTACGAAGCTGCATGCTCCTTGAAATCGCTGCTTCTAGATCGCGCGTATTTGCTAGTCGCCGAGCGCGTCGATATTGCTGCTGCCGCTGCCGCTAGTGGAGTTTTGCTCTCTGACCAAG GTCTTCCCACTGTTGTTGCCAGGAGTACGATGCTGGATTCAAAATCTGAATTGGTGGTTCTTCCATTGGTTGCTAGGATTGTCCACACTGTGGATGCTGCAATGAATGCGTCTAAATCAGAAGGTGCCGATTTTCTTATATATGGCGGTGGTGACCTGCAGCTTGTTGGTCGGGAAGTTGGTTCTGTGCGTGAGAGTGTGAAGATACCTATTTTTGTCTCATGTGGAAAAGATAATTTGTCTTATGCTGACATCTCAGGTTTGCTTGCCCTTGGTGCTAGCGGTTTTGTTACAAGTTTGGCAAATTTTGGTCAGTATGGTGATGAGTTCCTGCACAAAGTTTTTGGTACTGTGTATGCAAGTACTGATGGCGGGAATGTGAGTGAGATTGAATTGAATGATAATGGTTTTCAGAGTGGGACGGAGATTGTGGCTGGGTTTGTTAAGCTGGAGGATAGGGAGAAACAGTTAATAGAAACAGAGAGATTGGTGTTGAATGAAGCTGTTGAAGTTATCAAGAAGGCTGCACCTCTG ATGGAGGAGGTTTCACTTCTCAATGATGCGGTTTCTCAAATTGATGAGCCGTTCTTACTGGTTATAGTG GGGGAATTCAACTCTGGTAAATCCACCGTGATTAATGCACTTCTTGGAGAAAGATATCTCAAAGAGGGAGTTGTTCCAACAACTAATGAGATCACATTTTTACGATATAATGACTTAGATATCGAACAACAAAGGTGTGAAAGACACCCAGATGGTCAATATATTTGTTACCTTCCTGCTCCAATTCTTAAAGAA ATGACCATTGTTGATACACCTGGAACTAATGTGATTCTTCAGAGACAGCAGCGTCTTACTGAGGAATTTGTACCCCGTGCAGATTTACTTCTTTTTGTCATTTCTGCTGATCGCCCTTTAACTGGAAGTGAG ATTGCTTTTCTTCGATATTCTCAGCAGTGGAAGAAGAAAGCAGTCTTTGTCTTGAATAAAGCTGACATATATCAGAATAATCAAGAG CTTGAGGAAGCAATGTCGTTCATTAAGGACAACATACAGAGATTGCTGAACACTGAAAATGTCATATTGTATCCTGTATCTGCTCGGGCAGCTCTTGAATCAAAACTTATAGCTACCTCCAATGTTGGAAAGCTAAATGAAGAACTGTCAACCTCTGATTCTCATTATGGTGCCAACAGCTTCTTTGAACTTGAAAACTTCTTGTATAGCTTTCTAGATGGGTCAACAATCCCAGGAATGGACAGAATGAGGCTCAAACTTGAAACACCTGTTTCAATTGCAGATAGACTAATATCTGCATGTGAAACTCTTGTGACACAAGACTATCGATATGCCAAGCAGGATTTGGCTGCAGTGAAAGACATTGTTAATAGTGTAAATGATTTTGCTTTGAATATGGAAACTGAGAGCCTTTTTTGGAGGAGACAAGCTGTGTCTTTG ATTGAAACTACAAAATCACGCATCGTAGAGCTTGCTGAAACTAATCTGCAATTGgcaaattttgatattattgcTTCATACGCTTTCAAAGGAGAAAAAAATGCAATGCCCAGTACCTCAAAGATTCAAAATGACATAATTGGCCCTGCTGTCTCTGCTGTCCAG aaAATACTTCAAGAATATGAAGATTGGTTATATTCCAAATATACCCTACAAGGGAGACTCTACAAGGAATCCTTTGAAAAGCGGTGGCCCTCCTTGAGGCATGAAAGTAATCAGACGAATTTTGAGACAAACCAGTTGCAAAAGAAAGTGGACCAAGCTGGTAGTCAGGTGATTGCCAATTTCAGCAGCAGTGCAGTTTCAAAGGCATTTGAGCAAGAAGTACGGGAAATG ATCATAGGAACTTTTGGTCAACTGGGTGTGGCCGGTTTATCTGCTTCGCTACTGACATCTGTTCTGCAAACAACCTTGGAAGATCTTCTTGCTCTTGGTATTTGTTCAGCTGGCGG GTATCTAGCTATATCAACTTTCCCTGGTCGCAGGCAGAGGGTGATAGATAAGGTGAAAAGAAAGGCAGATAACTTGGCATATGAACTTGAAGAAGCCATGAAAAAGGATTTAACTGAAGCCATAGAAAGTTTGAATACCTTTGTGAAAGTCCTTAGCGAACCTTACCACGATGAAGCGCAGAATAGACTTAACAACTTAGTACAGATTCAAGAAGAATTATCAAATGTTGAGAAAAAACTTAGAACACTACAAATTGACATTCAAAATCTTCGTGTGTCGTGA
- the LOC108326160 gene encoding probable transmembrane GTPase FZO-like, chloroplastic isoform X2 codes for MVPCSVTAPSSSLVAAIIPRHTFFSRPYSLPLRFSRASPVNSLSNDSSSQSNNQLFSPSDPSQPRTLFPGGYKRPELKVPTLVLQLDSDEVLAADNHAFALIDKAVSKWVGIVLLSSSEPSGGKLYEAACSLKSLLLDRAYLLVAERVDIAAAAAASGVLLSDQGLPTVVARSTMLDSKSELVVLPLVARIVHTVDAAMNASKSEGLLALGASGFVTSLANFGQYGDEFLHKVFGTVYASTDGGNVSEIELNDNGFQSGTEIVAGFVKLEDREKQLIETERLVLNEAVEVIKKAAPLMEEVSLLNDAVSQIDEPFLLVIVGEFNSGKSTVINALLGERYLKEGVVPTTNEITFLRYNDLDIEQQRCERHPDGQYICYLPAPILKEMTIVDTPGTNVILQRQQRLTEEFVPRADLLLFVISADRPLTGSEIAFLRYSQQWKKKAVFVLNKADIYQNNQELEEAMSFIKDNIQRLLNTENVILYPVSARAALESKLIATSNVGKLNEELSTSDSHYGANSFFELENFLYSFLDGSTIPGMDRMRLKLETPVSIADRLISACETLVTQDYRYAKQDLAAVKDIVNSVNDFALNMETESLFWRRQAVSLIETTKSRIVELAETNLQLANFDIIASYAFKGEKNAMPSTSKIQNDIIGPAVSAVQKILQEYEDWLYSKYTLQGRLYKESFEKRWPSLRHESNQTNFETNQLQKKVDQAGSQVIANFSSSAVSKAFEQEVREMIIGTFGQLGVAGLSASLLTSVLQTTLEDLLALGICSAGGYLAISTFPGRRQRVIDKVKRKADNLAYELEEAMKKDLTEAIESLNTFVKVLSEPYHDEAQNRLNNLVQIQEELSNVEKKLRTLQIDIQNLRVS; via the exons ATGGTACCCTGTTCGGTCACAGCCCCATCTTCTTCGCTTGTCGCCGCAATCATTCCACGCCACACCTTCTTCTCTCGTCCTTACTCTCTCCCTCTTCGCTTCTCACGTGCTTCTCCAGTCAATTCTCTCTCCAATGACTCCTCCTCCCAATCCAACAACCAACTCTTCAGCCCTAGCGACCCTTCGCAGCCCCGGACCCTGTTTCCCGGCGGCTACAAGCGCCCCGAGCTCAAGGTCCCCACTCTCGTCCTTCAATTGGACTCCGACGAAGTCCTTGCCGCCGACAACCACGCCTTCGCTTTAATCGACAAAGCTGTCTCCAAGTGGGTTGGAATTGTCCTTCTTTCAAGCAGTGAACCTAGCGGTGGCAAGCTCTACGAAGCTGCATGCTCCTTGAAATCGCTGCTTCTAGATCGCGCGTATTTGCTAGTCGCCGAGCGCGTCGATATTGCTGCTGCCGCTGCCGCTAGTGGAGTTTTGCTCTCTGACCAAG GTCTTCCCACTGTTGTTGCCAGGAGTACGATGCTGGATTCAAAATCTGAATTGGTGGTTCTTCCATTGGTTGCTAGGATTGTCCACACTGTGGATGCTGCAATGAATGCGTCTAAATCAGAAG GTTTGCTTGCCCTTGGTGCTAGCGGTTTTGTTACAAGTTTGGCAAATTTTGGTCAGTATGGTGATGAGTTCCTGCACAAAGTTTTTGGTACTGTGTATGCAAGTACTGATGGCGGGAATGTGAGTGAGATTGAATTGAATGATAATGGTTTTCAGAGTGGGACGGAGATTGTGGCTGGGTTTGTTAAGCTGGAGGATAGGGAGAAACAGTTAATAGAAACAGAGAGATTGGTGTTGAATGAAGCTGTTGAAGTTATCAAGAAGGCTGCACCTCTG ATGGAGGAGGTTTCACTTCTCAATGATGCGGTTTCTCAAATTGATGAGCCGTTCTTACTGGTTATAGTG GGGGAATTCAACTCTGGTAAATCCACCGTGATTAATGCACTTCTTGGAGAAAGATATCTCAAAGAGGGAGTTGTTCCAACAACTAATGAGATCACATTTTTACGATATAATGACTTAGATATCGAACAACAAAGGTGTGAAAGACACCCAGATGGTCAATATATTTGTTACCTTCCTGCTCCAATTCTTAAAGAA ATGACCATTGTTGATACACCTGGAACTAATGTGATTCTTCAGAGACAGCAGCGTCTTACTGAGGAATTTGTACCCCGTGCAGATTTACTTCTTTTTGTCATTTCTGCTGATCGCCCTTTAACTGGAAGTGAG ATTGCTTTTCTTCGATATTCTCAGCAGTGGAAGAAGAAAGCAGTCTTTGTCTTGAATAAAGCTGACATATATCAGAATAATCAAGAG CTTGAGGAAGCAATGTCGTTCATTAAGGACAACATACAGAGATTGCTGAACACTGAAAATGTCATATTGTATCCTGTATCTGCTCGGGCAGCTCTTGAATCAAAACTTATAGCTACCTCCAATGTTGGAAAGCTAAATGAAGAACTGTCAACCTCTGATTCTCATTATGGTGCCAACAGCTTCTTTGAACTTGAAAACTTCTTGTATAGCTTTCTAGATGGGTCAACAATCCCAGGAATGGACAGAATGAGGCTCAAACTTGAAACACCTGTTTCAATTGCAGATAGACTAATATCTGCATGTGAAACTCTTGTGACACAAGACTATCGATATGCCAAGCAGGATTTGGCTGCAGTGAAAGACATTGTTAATAGTGTAAATGATTTTGCTTTGAATATGGAAACTGAGAGCCTTTTTTGGAGGAGACAAGCTGTGTCTTTG ATTGAAACTACAAAATCACGCATCGTAGAGCTTGCTGAAACTAATCTGCAATTGgcaaattttgatattattgcTTCATACGCTTTCAAAGGAGAAAAAAATGCAATGCCCAGTACCTCAAAGATTCAAAATGACATAATTGGCCCTGCTGTCTCTGCTGTCCAG aaAATACTTCAAGAATATGAAGATTGGTTATATTCCAAATATACCCTACAAGGGAGACTCTACAAGGAATCCTTTGAAAAGCGGTGGCCCTCCTTGAGGCATGAAAGTAATCAGACGAATTTTGAGACAAACCAGTTGCAAAAGAAAGTGGACCAAGCTGGTAGTCAGGTGATTGCCAATTTCAGCAGCAGTGCAGTTTCAAAGGCATTTGAGCAAGAAGTACGGGAAATG ATCATAGGAACTTTTGGTCAACTGGGTGTGGCCGGTTTATCTGCTTCGCTACTGACATCTGTTCTGCAAACAACCTTGGAAGATCTTCTTGCTCTTGGTATTTGTTCAGCTGGCGG GTATCTAGCTATATCAACTTTCCCTGGTCGCAGGCAGAGGGTGATAGATAAGGTGAAAAGAAAGGCAGATAACTTGGCATATGAACTTGAAGAAGCCATGAAAAAGGATTTAACTGAAGCCATAGAAAGTTTGAATACCTTTGTGAAAGTCCTTAGCGAACCTTACCACGATGAAGCGCAGAATAGACTTAACAACTTAGTACAGATTCAAGAAGAATTATCAAATGTTGAGAAAAAACTTAGAACACTACAAATTGACATTCAAAATCTTCGTGTGTCGTGA
- the LOC108324628 gene encoding protein FANTASTIC FOUR 2 — translation MSYSSVCQGLQSSVEPCLLEPRVLKLKLAPPGSNSNLSPPPSQCPASNTLPHTPNHQHGNKNWTFLQSLSNISHCKDPETHKVYVHPSVKRSSSMLSAKSLELCTESLGCETGSNASDDTQDMSLFSLESIPTLRSNDTPVVMVTNKNSQSKRLNKRGSGTSTFPPPLTSMGEVSVRSHREDGRLILEAVTSSSPQPYFEAERGNGRLRLRLFESEASCYDDEVADDEGLKQQVSDEEEEEGQEQEQEEDDDDNVLVEEELEEYVGNSEDEMGMTKFVRPSRCKESGNRVIFGDGYFEQPPLSLCL, via the coding sequence ATGTCTTACTCAAGTGTCTGTCAAGGGTTACAATCAAGTGTGGAACCCTGCCTTCTGGAACCACGTGTGCTAAAGCTCAAATTGGCTCCACCAGGGTCCAACTCCAACCTTTCTCCACCACCCTCTCAATGCCCTGCCTCCAACACTCTCCCACACACTCCAAACCATCAACATGGAAACAAAAACTGGACTTTCCTTCAATCCCTCTCCAACATTTCTCATTGCAAGGACCCAGAAACTCACAAAGTCTACGTCCACCCTTCTGTTAAGCGCTCCTCTTCAATGCTCAGCGCAAAGAGCTTGGAACTATGCACCGAAAGCTTAGGCTGCGAAACTGGTAGTAATGCCAGTGATGACACTCAAGACATGTCTTTATTTTCACTTGAAAGTATCCCCACTTTAAGGAGTAACGACACTCCAGTGGTAATGGTAACTAATAAAAATTCTCAGTCTAAAAGATTGAACAAGCGAGGTAGTGGCACCAGCACCTTTCCACCTCCCTTGACTTCGATGGGGGAGGTCAGCGTTAGGTCTCATCGTGAAGATGGTAGGCTTATCTTGGAAGCCGTAACTTCCTCTTCTCCTCAACCCTATTTTGAAGCGGAGCGTGGCAATGGCAGGCTTAGGCTTCGACTCTTTGAGAGTGAGGCCAGTTGTTATGACGATGAAGTTGCTGATGATGAAGGCTTGAAGCAACAAGTATctgatgaggaagaagaagaaggacaagaacaagaacaagaagaagatgatgatgataatgtttTGGTGGAAGAGGAGTTGGAAGAGTACGTTGGAAATTCCGAGGATGAAATGGGTATGACAAAGTTTGTGAGGCCAAGCAGGTGCAAGGAAAGTGGGAATAGAGTCATTTTTGGCGATGGATACTTTGAGCAACCCCCTCTTTCTCTTTGCCTCTGA